A stretch of DNA from bacterium:
TGTGCGCCTGCACGGATGATCACACGAAACGGCTCGTACTCGTTGGCAGCGGCCTGAATGTCCACCTCCCTGCTTGAACCTGGAGCCGTATCGCGCATGACCCGCTGCCAGGGCGATGCGACCCATACCGTCGCCTGGTTCTGGGTGCAGGAGAGCAGAAAGGCGAAAAGAGCCAGCAGCCCTTTTCGGCTGTTGACGAACATCGCATGGCCGGGGATGCAAAGCCGGGCAAAAAACCTGTGTCTATTCATTCCATTCCTCATCAGCTGTGCGGTCTCTACTTCAGCGGATTGATCCAGAGTGATCAGGGCTCGCCCGGATTTACAGGCGGTTCTGCCGACTGCGCAAACTCGAAGGATCGCTCTGCTGTTCACTGTTTTCGTCCCAGCGCACCCACAGGCCTTCCGGCCTGCCGTTTTTAAACCTGCCCTCGGCCCGCTTGCGGCCGCTCTCATGCCAGGCGGCGAAGGGTCCGTTCTCTTTGCCGTTGCAATAGGTGACTTGCCTTTTTTTCTGTCCGTTTTCATACCACTCGGTCCACATCCCTTCCTGCCGGTCTTTTTTGTAGCGGCCTTCAAACTGTTTTTGGCCGTTCTCATACCAGACGGTCCACATACCGGACCGGCTTCCGTTCCGGTAGACGGTCTCAGACTGTTTATGGCCGCTGGCATACCAGAATGTCCACACGCCCTCCTGTTTTCCATTTTGATAATATCCGGCAATCTGCTTTCGGCCATCAGCAAAAAAGTTGTCCGCTTTTCCGCTGTACGGTTTCTTCTGACCGGCTAAATAAACCCGTTCCCCGCGTTTCTCGAATCTCACCGAGTCGATCTGTTGCGCGTTCACGATGGATGCGGATAAAACCAGAAATCCGCCGATCAGGATGAGAGCGTTCATACGGTTCATGCCTCCACGATTCTTCGGCGCCGGACCGCAGCGGGCTAATATTCATCGATTGCTATTGATGGATCAACCGCGTAATTTTTTCCCGCTCGTTCTTCGCCAGGGCCTGCCGGTCCTCCAAAGATTATTCAAAGCAAAACTTTTCCCATGCGACTGAACCATTATTCAAAATTTTTTCTTTTGTTCCGTATCCTGCGGCATCCCAGCTTTCGTCTGTTCTTCATCGGCCAGTCCATCTCGCTCATCGGCACCTGGATACAGCTGCCGGCGGTCAGTTGGCTGGTGTGGAGGATGAGTCATGATCCTTTTCTCCTCGGGTTGGCGCCGTTCATCGGCCGGCTGCCCACCCTTTTTCCGGCGCCTCTGGTCGACGCTCTGGTGGACCGCTGGGACCGCCACTCAGGTGCTGTCCATGCTTCAGGCGTTGACCCTGGCCCTGTTCATGTACACCGGTTGGATGACCATCAGCATGCTCATCGCCCTGCAACTGCTGCTGGGCTTGATCAACACCGTGGATGCGCCCAGACGGTGGTTGCTGTCAACAGTAAGAGCACTGCACTGAATCCGCGCTGTTTTTTACCTCCACCGATCAATCGCCGCAGCTGCAGT
This window harbors:
- a CDS encoding MFS transporter, which produces MRLNHYSKFFLLFRILRHPSFRLFFIGQSISLIGTWIQLPAVSWLVWRMSHDPFLLGLAPFIGRLPTLFPAPLVDALVDRWDRHSGAVHASGVDPGPVHVHRLDDHQHAHRPATAAGLDQHRGCAQTVVAVNSKSTALNPRCFLPPPINRRSCSVFTGTGHRRDTASDIP
- a CDS encoding toxin-antitoxin system YwqK family antitoxin encodes the protein MNALILIGGFLVLSASIVNAQQIDSVRFEKRGERVYLAGQKKPYSGKADNFFADGRKQIAGYYQNGKQEGVWTFWYASGHKQSETVYRNGSRSGMWTVWYENGQKQFEGRYKKDRQEGMWTEWYENGQKKRQVTYCNGKENGPFAAWHESGRKRAEGRFKNGRPEGLWVRWDENSEQQSDPSSLRSRQNRL